A stretch of the Actinoalloteichus fjordicus genome encodes the following:
- a CDS encoding MarR family winged helix-turn-helix transcriptional regulator produces the protein MSGEYAKDQSTAAAQPAGCICAAQAAEVPTASGDAAAVGSSDPERPESESAAESLVDEVIVSAFELVSRLRGDLASVGAGLGLSQAQTWALVNLRGPAPMRELARALSCDPSNVTGIVDGLQRRGLVSREADPRDRRVRRLVLTPEGERRRTMLRQQVFGGQTGIGGLSGPQQRTLLDLLARALRS, from the coding sequence ATGTCTGGGGAGTACGCGAAGGATCAGTCGACGGCTGCGGCGCAGCCGGCGGGCTGCATCTGCGCCGCGCAGGCCGCCGAGGTGCCGACCGCGTCAGGAGACGCCGCAGCGGTGGGAAGTTCCGACCCCGAGAGACCCGAGTCGGAGAGCGCCGCCGAGTCGCTCGTGGACGAGGTGATCGTGTCGGCGTTCGAGCTCGTCAGTCGACTGCGGGGGGACCTCGCCTCGGTCGGAGCAGGCCTCGGTCTCTCGCAGGCCCAGACCTGGGCCCTGGTGAACCTGCGCGGTCCCGCGCCCATGCGGGAACTCGCGCGAGCGCTGTCCTGCGATCCTTCCAACGTCACGGGCATCGTCGACGGACTTCAACGACGCGGACTGGTGTCCAGGGAGGCCGATCCTCGTGATCGTCGGGTGCGGCGGCTCGTCCTCACCCCGGAGGGAGAACGGCGTCGGACGATGCTTCGGCAGCAGGTGTTCGGCGGGCAGACCGGGATCGGGGGGCTGTCCGGGCCGCAGCAGCGCACCCTTCTGGACCTGCTCGCCCGGGCGCTGCGCTCCTGA
- a CDS encoding DUF6069 family protein translates to MSVGTSPSPLADREQLALSRLPFALLVAALLAALANSLLRFGAMLVIDVDAGLLPLRLLPPIVVSVLSAVGAALVLAALHRWNSRPVHTFKAVSVAFFVVSFAPLVVIGLAAEPPAGFAGIDVSTLLVLGLMHVVALATIVPTLLRLTRQPTTAEPGAADQAAQSPANDVADATTEAGSPEPAAEASEPEPAQPRTEEPTPARD, encoded by the coding sequence ATGTCCGTCGGGACCTCCCCCTCGCCATTGGCCGATCGCGAACAGCTCGCCCTGAGCAGGCTTCCGTTCGCGCTGCTGGTCGCCGCCCTTCTCGCCGCGCTGGCGAACTCGCTGCTCAGGTTCGGCGCGATGCTGGTCATCGACGTCGATGCAGGACTGCTGCCCTTGCGGCTGCTCCCGCCGATCGTCGTCAGCGTGCTGTCCGCCGTCGGCGCGGCCCTCGTGCTGGCCGCACTGCACCGCTGGAACTCCCGCCCCGTGCACACCTTCAAGGCGGTCTCCGTCGCCTTCTTCGTGGTGTCCTTCGCCCCGCTGGTGGTGATCGGCCTTGCCGCCGAGCCGCCCGCAGGGTTCGCCGGGATCGACGTCTCGACACTGCTCGTCCTCGGACTGATGCACGTCGTGGCGCTGGCGACGATCGTCCCGACGCTGCTCCGGCTCACCCGACAGCCGACGACGGCCGAGCCGGGAGCAGCCGATCAGGCGGCGCAGAGTCCCGCGAACGACGTCGCGGACGCGACGACCGAAGCAGGCTCGCCCGAGCCTGCGGCCGAGGCGAGCGAGCCGGAGCCCGCCCAGCCGCGGACGGAGGAGCCGACCCCGGCGCGCGACTGA